GTTCGCGCGTCTCGACCCGCCGCAGGATTTCGGCGCCCTCGACGGCCGCCCAGCTGATCTCGTGTTTCTGCTGCTGGCCCCGCCGGACCGTGGCGGCGATCATTTGAAGGCGCTGGCGCGCGTTTCGCGTTTCTTCCGCCACGCTGACACACGCGAGAAACTGCGCGGAGCGCGCGGTGGCGACGAGCTCTACGCGCTGATCGCGGGCGCTGTGCACAGCGACGCGGCATGATGACTCCGGCCGACAGGCTGTTCTCGTACTTTCCGCTGATGATGACGGTCGCGTCGCTCACGGCGCTCGGCGTGTTTGCGCAATGGCCGTCGATCGGGAGCGTGGCGCTGCTGATCTTCGTGATCTATTTGCTGCCGCCAATGGTGCAGCGGATCATGTTTCGCTGGGCGCCTTTGAAGCACGGCATTTCGCCGATCGACGGGCGCACGTTTTCGCCCTGGCTTGCAGCACATCACATTCAAGCCTTCTACGACGCGCTGCCCTATCTTGAATCGCTGCTGCGCGTGTTTCCCGGTTTCTATTCGATGTGGCTGCGCATGTGGGGTGCGCGTGTCGGCTATGGCGTCGAATGGCCGGTGCGCATGGACGTGCTGGACCGGCATTTGATGGACATCGGCAATCGCGTCGTGTTCTCGCGCGAAGTCGAACTTTGCGCGCATGTGCGTCAGAAGACCGACGGCGCAGGCTCACG
This is a stretch of genomic DNA from Vitreimonas flagellata. It encodes these proteins:
- a CDS encoding acyltransferase, whose translation is MMTPADRLFSYFPLMMTVASLTALGVFAQWPSIGSVALLIFVIYLLPPMVQRIMFRWAPLKHGISPIDGRTFSPWLAAHHIQAFYDALPYLESLLRVFPGFYSMWLRMWGARVGYGVEWPVRMDVLDRHLMDIGNRVVFSREVELCAHVRQKTDGAGSRVLVRPVRIGSYAFIGAGARVGPGASVPHNANIPALAVVNVNESYGDATRHPDKEEAQFAMS